One Alkaliphilus sp. B6464 genomic window carries:
- a CDS encoding GNAT family N-acetyltransferase, translating to MSLHLSNHVLKEIYLKNGQKLVLGKPSAEDAKKMIEYFNIVGGESDNLLFGAGEFKLTIDQEINHINSINSDENSLIILGVIDENIVSVAQIISSKRKRIAHNSEMSISVKKDYWGTGIGTAMMNEIVRFAKSNNTIRNITLGVNAGNTRAIKLYEKFGFEIIGVHKNNFNVNGIYDDEILMDLNIY from the coding sequence ATGAGTTTGCATTTATCTAATCATGTTTTAAAAGAAATCTATTTAAAAAATGGTCAAAAATTGGTATTAGGAAAGCCTTCAGCAGAAGATGCAAAAAAAATGATAGAATATTTTAATATAGTAGGTGGAGAAAGTGACAATTTATTATTTGGAGCAGGAGAATTCAAACTCACTATAGATCAAGAAATAAATCATATAAATTCAATAAATAGTGATGAAAACTCACTTATTATATTGGGTGTAATAGATGAAAATATAGTTAGTGTAGCGCAGATTATTAGTTCAAAAAGAAAGAGAATAGCTCATAATAGCGAGATGTCTATTTCTGTGAAAAAGGATTACTGGGGAACTGGTATCGGTACTGCCATGATGAATGAAATAGTAAGGTTTGCAAAAAGTAATAATACAATAAGAAATATTACTTTAGGGGTAAATGCAGGTAATACAAGAGCTATAAAATTATATGAGAAGTTTGGATTTGAAATAATCGGAGTTCATAAAAATAACTTCAATGTAAATGGCATATATGATGATGAAATATTAATGGATTTAAATATTTATTAG
- a CDS encoding BhlA/UviB family holin-like peptide: MENEVLKLASTQGVWAALSVALIFYILKAQEKRDIKQEERECNYQQIISNLTNKLSVIEDVKKDVEEVKSYILTQQNES; encoded by the coding sequence ATGGAAAATGAGGTATTAAAACTAGCTTCTACTCAAGGAGTTTGGGCAGCATTATCTGTAGCTCTTATTTTTTATATCTTAAAAGCTCAAGAGAAAAGAGATATAAAGCAGGAAGAAAGAGAATGTAATTATCAACAGATAATATCTAATCTAACAAATAAGTTAAGTGTTATTGAAGATGTAAAAAAAGACGTTGAAGAGGTTAAATCATATATATTAACACAGCAAAATGAATCCTAA